In one window of Bos taurus isolate L1 Dominette 01449 registration number 42190680 breed Hereford chromosome 15, ARS-UCD2.0, whole genome shotgun sequence DNA:
- the FDXACB1 gene encoding ferredoxin-fold anticodon-binding domain-containing protein 1 produces MAPRRLLLVGEGNFSFAVALSETLDPNTSLTATCPQRSADLARDLVVRENLRRLRERGNEVRFGVDCTHLADAFEPQDREFDRIYFNFPHCGRKAGVAKNRELLAKFFRSCADVLAEDGEVHVALCRGQGGTPADKPMREWHNSWQVVAMAALGGFILSDVHPFNCKALPGYKCTGYRSQDKSFHIEGALNHIFTRSLPFESLQPRISRIKLGDQWFSFLEPEVLVGKLNRGFLEAPSCHPIKTINEKLIAELGKAFPLKRLKCSSPLLLQGDASVLTSHNPDILSTAFWVSLHEDNSNFESLTSGITQYMEDFLVSFSELSLPKSARRDSKEEAHEGTFGQAKVCLRPSLLVHIQAVIQAPDFLPGSLHILSGPVFQRCCISPFTMPAFHETLYILGFNKNLKDSCVQSLLDHLKGILDNLLTQTWLEGSERSSSVEFVFQPTGERYMITVKSQNFGPDCVKDLIIGSVTTSATSVIHKDQCFVCVCMNLDLLAMLVWDISDWRMLWTSDSRFLKNFAPGKIEPFKSYSLYPPYYVHDISFWLDEKKRFDEVEFHTLARAVSQDTVISIQFLSRFQHPKTEQVSLCYRLTYQTCDKALTQKQVASMQSQLRKEIQQRLHVTPR; encoded by the exons ATGGCCCCGCGGCGCCTCCTGTTGGTTGGAGAGGGGAATTTCTCTTTTGCCGTAGCTCTGAGTGAGACCCTGGATCCAAACACGAGTCTAACCGCCACCTGTCCCCAGCGGTCAGCGGACCTGGCCCGGGATCTGGTGGTCCGAGAGAACCTACGGCGCCTGCGCGAGCGAG GTAACGAGGTACGCTTCGGTGTGGACTGCACCCACCTGGCAGATGCCTTTGAACCGCAAGACAGAGAATTTGATCGAATTTATTTTAACTTTCCGCACTGTGGGCGCAAAGCTGGAGTAGCTAAGAACAGGGAACTGCTTGCCAAGTTTTTCCGGAG CTGTGCAGATGTTCTTGCAGAAGACGGAGAAGTCCACGTGGCATTGTGTAGAGGACAAGGTGGGACTCCTGCTGATAAGCCAATGAGAGAATGGCACAACAGTTGGCAAGTGGTTGCTATGGCCGCTCTGGGGGGATTCATTTTAAGTGATGTACATCCCTTCAACTGTAAGGCTTTGCCAGGCTACAAGTGCACTGGATATAG GAGTCAAGATAAGTCCTTTCATATAGAAGGTGCCTTGAACCATATCTTCACCCGGAGCTTAccttttgaaagtttgcaaccAAGAATCTCCAGGATCAAACTGGGTGACCAgtggttttcttttctggaaCCAGAAGTACTTGTAGGAAAACTGAACAG GGGCTTCCTAGAAGCACCTTCATGTCATCCTATCAAGACCATAAATGAGAAACTCATTGCTGAACTGGGGAAAGCTTTCCCTCTAAAAAGGCTGAAGTGTTCTTCCCCTTTGCTGCTACAAGGAGATGCCAGTGTTCTCACATCCCACAACCCTGACATCCTATCAACTGCCTTTTGGGTTAGTCTCCATGAAGATAACTCAAATTTTGAGTCCCTGACTAGTGGGATAACACAATACATGGAGGACTTTCTAGTGTCATTTTCAGAACTCAGCCTTCCCAAGAGCGCTAGAAGAGACAGTAAGGAAGAAGCCCATGAAGGAACGTTTGGCCAGGCCAAGGTCTGCCTTAGACCTTCTCTTCTGGTTCACATCCAGGCTGTAATCCAAGCACCAGACTTTCTCCCTGGTTCTCTGCACATCCTCAGTGGACCTGTCTTTCAGAGGTGCTGCATCTCACCTTTCACAATGCCAGCATTTCACGAGACTTTGTATATCCTTGGATTTAATAAAAATCTGAAGGACAGCTGTGTTCAGTCACTACTGGATCATCTGAAGGGCATTCTAGACAACCTTCTGACCCAGACATGGCTGGAGGGCTCTGAGCGGAGCAGCTCAGTGGAATTTGTCTTTCAACCAACTGGGGAAAGATATATGATTACTGTGAAGTCTCAAAATTTTGGCCCAGATTGCGTTAAGGACCTGATTATTGGGTCTGTTACCACATCTGCTACAAGCGTGATACACAAAGaccagtgttttgtgtgtgtgtgtatgaacttGGACCTCTTAGCCATGCTTGTCTGGGATATCTCTGATTGGAGGATGCTGTGGACCTCTGATAGTCGTTTCCTGAAGAATTTTGCCCCTGGAAAAATAGAACCCTTTAAAAGCTATTCCCTATATCCTCCATACTATGTGCATGATATTAGTTTTTGGTtagatgaaaagaaaagatttgaTGAAGTCGAGTTTCACACTCTGGCCCGGGCAGTGTCCCAGGACACAGTTATATCCATACAATTCCTGAGTCGTTTTCAGCATCCAAAGACCGAACAGGTCAGCCTCTGCTATAGACTGACCTACCAGACCTGTGACAAGGCCCTGACCCAGAAACAGGTAGCATCAATGCAGTCCCAGCTTAGGAAAGAGATTCAACAACGACTCCATGTGACACCTCGGTAG